The Rhodocytophaga rosea genome has a segment encoding these proteins:
- a CDS encoding AlbA family DNA-binding domain-containing protein: MDLKELKSLVKKGEGANLEFKLKASHPEKIVREIVAFANSNGGTLLIGVGDDRSIPGVKFADEEEYILEKAIEKYCTPAIEYRLQRLTVIAEREVLIYTIPPSIQKPHYVIHDFENNLGKAYVRVLDRSVQASKEMREVLKGERKQRNIRFTYGEKEHKLMQYLATNQVITVDQFSQAAHIPRPIASRTLVLLVLANVLKILPNEVQDYFTVAGEAWQ; this comes from the coding sequence ATGGACCTGAAAGAATTAAAATCCCTGGTCAAAAAGGGAGAAGGAGCCAACCTCGAATTTAAGCTCAAAGCTTCCCATCCCGAAAAGATTGTGCGTGAAATAGTTGCCTTTGCCAATTCAAATGGCGGCACTTTATTAATTGGCGTAGGCGACGATAGATCAATCCCTGGTGTAAAGTTTGCCGACGAAGAAGAATATATTCTCGAAAAAGCCATTGAGAAATATTGTACCCCGGCGATTGAGTACAGGCTGCAAAGGCTTACGGTAATAGCCGAAAGAGAAGTACTGATTTATACGATTCCCCCCAGTATCCAGAAACCTCATTACGTTATTCATGACTTTGAAAATAACCTGGGAAAGGCCTACGTTCGTGTACTAGACAGAAGTGTGCAAGCCAGTAAGGAAATGCGGGAAGTGCTGAAAGGAGAACGCAAGCAACGGAACATTCGCTTTACGTATGGTGAGAAGGAACATAAACTCATGCAATATCTGGCTACTAACCAGGTAATTACGGTCGATCAATTTTCACAGGCTGCTCATATTCCAAGGCCTATTGCTTCCCGGACTTTGGTATTGCTGGTATTGGCTAATGTGTTGAAAATTCTCCCCAATGAGGTGCAGGATTATTTTACAGTTGCTGGTGAAGCCTGGCAATAA
- a CDS encoding AraC family transcriptional regulator, whose product MKRETQLLEMQAGNVSEVVYQVGFNNLSYFSTCFKEQYGTTPHEFISRLIMSCHNN is encoded by the coding sequence ATGAAAAGAGAGACACAACTTCTGGAAATGCAGGCAGGAAATGTATCGGAAGTGGTATATCAGGTAGGTTTCAATAATCTGTCGTATTTCTCCACATGTTTCAAGGAGCAGTATGGCACTACGCCTCACGAATTTATTTCCCGCCTGATTATGTCTTGCCATAATAATTAA
- a CDS encoding GH3 family domain-containing protein, which translates to MALLGKIIKGAVQLGNNLIPDVSDPMAAQQATLKELLTKASETAFGKQYDFEQILQSENISGEFARQVPIHDYHAIFDQWWQRQVAGESDITWPGSTEYFALSSGTTGGPSKHIPVSEEMIKAIRTTGIRQLLSLANFDLPASVFEKEILMLGSTTELTDKGEYKTGEISGISASRIPSWFESYYKPGREIASINDFDERVQEIIAQAPSWDIGALSGIPSWIQLMLERVIEYHKLETIHDIWPNLSVYATGGIAFEPYQKGFEKLLAKPLIYVDTYLASEGFFAFQNRPDTRAMALVLNNGIYFEFIPFTGENFTADGLAENPTVLNISEVEEDQDYALLISTCSGTWRYLIGDTIKFTDIQRSEILITGRTKHFLSVTGEQLSVDNMNEAIQLLEKEMSITVREFALSAIPHEQYFAHRWYIGTDDPANAAVVSEKLDTIIKGLNKNYGRARGRALKHVFIELITPSLFYKWQESNNKLGGQTKVPRVMTKEQLEQWEEFISGRKEV; encoded by the coding sequence GTGGCATTATTAGGCAAAATAATAAAAGGGGCTGTTCAGTTAGGGAACAACCTGATACCAGATGTAAGTGATCCAATGGCAGCCCAGCAGGCAACCCTCAAAGAATTGCTCACCAAAGCATCAGAAACAGCTTTCGGCAAACAATATGATTTCGAACAGATTCTGCAAAGTGAAAACATAAGCGGCGAATTTGCCAGACAGGTACCCATACACGATTATCATGCTATTTTTGATCAATGGTGGCAACGGCAGGTAGCTGGCGAAAGTGATATTACTTGGCCTGGCAGTACCGAATATTTTGCTTTAAGCTCCGGCACAACTGGTGGTCCCAGTAAGCATATCCCAGTTTCTGAAGAAATGATAAAAGCCATCCGGACCACTGGCATCCGGCAACTTTTGTCACTTGCCAATTTTGATTTGCCAGCCAGCGTGTTTGAAAAAGAGATTCTGATGCTGGGCAGCACTACCGAACTGACCGATAAAGGTGAATATAAAACAGGCGAAATCAGTGGCATTAGTGCCAGCCGGATTCCTTCGTGGTTTGAATCGTATTATAAGCCTGGAAGAGAAATTGCCAGCATCAATGATTTTGACGAGCGAGTGCAGGAAATTATTGCACAAGCGCCTTCCTGGGATATTGGCGCTTTATCTGGCATTCCTTCCTGGATACAACTCATGCTGGAACGGGTAATTGAATATCATAAACTCGAGACCATTCACGATATCTGGCCCAATTTAAGTGTATATGCAACCGGTGGGATCGCATTTGAACCTTATCAGAAAGGATTTGAAAAACTATTGGCCAAGCCGCTTATCTATGTTGATACTTATCTGGCTTCCGAAGGATTTTTTGCGTTTCAGAACCGTCCGGATACCAGGGCTATGGCATTGGTGCTGAACAATGGAATCTACTTTGAGTTTATTCCTTTTACAGGAGAGAATTTCACAGCCGATGGTTTAGCAGAAAATCCCACAGTACTTAATATCAGCGAAGTGGAGGAGGACCAGGATTATGCCTTACTTATCTCTACCTGTTCTGGTACCTGGCGTTACCTGATTGGTGATACCATTAAATTCACAGATATCCAACGTTCCGAAATTCTGATCACTGGCCGAACCAAGCATTTCCTGAGTGTTACTGGCGAGCAATTATCGGTGGATAATATGAATGAAGCTATTCAGTTACTGGAAAAAGAGATGAGTATTACTGTACGGGAGTTTGCTTTGTCTGCGATTCCTCATGAGCAATATTTTGCTCACCGCTGGTATATTGGTACGGATGACCCTGCCAATGCAGCGGTGGTCAGTGAAAAGCTGGACACAATTATTAAGGGGCTCAATAAAAATTATGGCAGAGCCAGGGGCAGGGCATTAAAACATGTATTTATCGAACTAATTACTCCTTCACTGTTTTACAAGTGGCAAGAGAGCAACAATAAACTCGGCGGACAAACCAAAGTACCCAGGGTAATGACCAAAGAGCAACTGGAACAATGGGAAGAATTTATTAGCGGCAGAAAAGAAGTATAA
- a CDS encoding type I phosphomannose isomerase catalytic subunit has translation MAEKNALYPLKFYPIIKERIWGGNKLQTVLGKEIPADSPSGESWEISGVENDVSVVKDGTLDGKNLTQLIDTFKGDLVGNKVYKQFGNQLPLLIKFLDAQEDLSIQVHPHDELAKERHNSFGKTEMWYVIQADEGSSVRSGFNRQIDKDIYLKHLEERKLDDILNIVPVQPDDVIFLPAGRVHSIGKGLLIAEIQQTSDITYRVYDFDRKDKYGKTRELHTEQAVDAIDYNYYADIKSTYSKQLNGVSALASCQYFATNLLYFDKALNRDYSAIDSFIVLMAMEGSTTLQYDGRKTTLVKGESILLPAAIKHIELIPSDTAKLLESYVP, from the coding sequence ATGGCCGAAAAAAACGCATTATATCCGCTAAAGTTTTATCCAATTATTAAAGAAAGAATCTGGGGAGGCAACAAATTACAGACTGTATTGGGCAAAGAAATTCCTGCTGATAGTCCTTCCGGAGAGTCCTGGGAAATATCCGGAGTAGAAAATGATGTGTCGGTAGTAAAAGATGGAACATTGGATGGAAAAAACCTCACGCAGTTAATTGATACATTTAAAGGCGATCTGGTAGGGAATAAAGTATACAAACAGTTTGGAAACCAGTTGCCCTTACTTATTAAGTTTTTAGATGCCCAGGAAGATTTGTCTATTCAGGTACATCCACACGACGAACTCGCTAAAGAACGCCATAACTCGTTCGGCAAGACTGAAATGTGGTATGTAATTCAGGCCGATGAAGGTTCCAGTGTACGGAGTGGTTTTAACCGCCAGATTGATAAAGACATTTACCTGAAACATCTGGAAGAAAGAAAACTGGATGACATTCTCAATATTGTTCCGGTACAACCAGATGATGTGATCTTCCTACCAGCCGGACGTGTACATAGCATCGGTAAAGGGCTATTAATCGCCGAAATTCAGCAAACTTCTGATATTACCTACCGGGTTTATGACTTCGACCGTAAAGATAAATATGGCAAAACTCGTGAGTTGCATACCGAGCAAGCCGTAGATGCTATAGATTATAATTATTATGCAGATATAAAATCTACCTATTCCAAGCAGCTGAATGGTGTTTCGGCATTGGCTTCCTGTCAGTATTTTGCTACTAACCTATTGTATTTTGACAAAGCCTTAAACCGGGATTATTCAGCGATAGATTCATTTATTGTGCTAATGGCGATGGAGGGCTCAACTACTCTACAATACGATGGCAGAAAAACTACACTTGTCAAAGGAGAAAGCATATTGCTGCCTGCTGCTATTAAACATATAGAATTAATTCCTTCTGACACTGCCAAACTGCTGGAGTCGTATGTGCCTTAA
- a CDS encoding response regulator transcription factor has product MKVLIIEDNKAVASNIYDYLSKEGCLCEVCHTYHEAEDKLLSFSYDTILLDIMLPDGNGLNILRFIQSEKIETSVLIISAKNALDDKITGLDLGADDYIIKPFHLPELHARLKAVYRRKNLKGDQVIQFNEISVNTSTMEAKVDTTVMDLTKKEYDLLLFFLINKNRVLTRQSIAEHLWGDYTDNLANFDFVYQHVKNLRKKISMAGGKEYIGTVYGLGYKFDTNV; this is encoded by the coding sequence ATGAAAGTACTGATCATCGAAGATAACAAGGCAGTGGCCAGCAATATATATGATTACCTGTCTAAGGAAGGATGCCTTTGCGAAGTATGTCATACCTATCATGAAGCCGAAGACAAATTGCTGTCTTTCTCCTACGACACTATTCTGCTGGATATTATGTTGCCCGATGGAAATGGACTGAACATTTTACGCTTTATTCAATCGGAAAAGATAGAAACCAGTGTACTGATCATATCCGCTAAAAATGCCCTCGACGATAAAATTACCGGACTGGATTTAGGCGCAGACGATTATATTATCAAGCCTTTTCACTTACCCGAATTACATGCCCGGCTGAAAGCGGTGTACAGGCGCAAAAATCTGAAAGGAGATCAGGTCATTCAATTCAATGAAATAAGTGTAAATACCAGCACCATGGAAGCCAAAGTAGATACTACGGTGATGGATTTGACTAAAAAGGAATATGACCTGCTTCTCTTCTTTCTGATCAACAAAAACCGGGTGCTTACCAGGCAGTCTATCGCTGAACACCTGTGGGGCGATTATACCGATAATCTGGCTAACTTCGATTTTGTGTATCAGCATGTAAAAAACCTCCGCAAAAAAATCAGTATGGCTGGCGGAAAAGAATACATCGGAACGGTATATGGCCTGGGATATAAGTTCGATACCAATGTGTAG
- a CDS encoding sensor histidine kinase codes for MKLIDRFTLWYLFISAIVLVIGGMLVFNSVQNEILAEEDRRLRDTVKLIARSLEAGTEIDDIAGHQVAIHELAQTASLIPMHVTDTLAWFAPHQHYERELRATASYKFKDKHYFISASNLIAESDDLLKGVSNSLWWTFLLLLLVVGISSRLISNWVLKPFQNTLQVIQSFHLKQQHPIELMPTTTREFKTLNQFLKKMTTKALEDYRSLKEFSENASHELQTPLAIIRGKLELLMDQTIDDNQARLILEAHNAVDKLSKINKSLTLLTKLENQEFEAIHPINFSKLTEDTLQSFDELVEMKSLALEKQIEPNIHLTLNPELAIILLNNLLANAIRHNHENGSIRVILSSAGLTVQNTGNPPEMPIEQLFERFKKSNQSSDSIGLGLSIVKQICELNYFKVNYRYQDQLHTLDIVFYPPV; via the coding sequence ATGAAGCTTATTGATAGATTTACTTTATGGTACCTGTTTATATCTGCCATTGTGCTGGTGATAGGAGGAATGCTGGTATTTAACAGCGTACAAAACGAAATCCTGGCCGAAGAAGACCGCAGGCTCAGAGATACCGTAAAACTAATTGCCCGCTCACTCGAAGCAGGCACAGAAATAGATGATATTGCAGGGCATCAGGTAGCCATTCATGAACTGGCTCAAACGGCTTCGCTTATCCCTATGCATGTAACGGATACACTGGCTTGGTTTGCCCCACACCAGCACTACGAACGGGAATTAAGAGCCACGGCTTCCTATAAGTTTAAAGACAAGCATTATTTTATTTCTGCCTCTAACCTGATTGCTGAATCAGATGATTTGCTGAAAGGTGTTTCAAATTCACTCTGGTGGACATTTCTGCTATTGCTACTGGTCGTAGGTATTTCCAGCCGGCTTATTTCCAACTGGGTATTAAAGCCATTTCAAAATACTTTACAGGTGATACAATCCTTTCACCTCAAGCAGCAACACCCTATTGAATTAATGCCCACCACTACCAGGGAGTTTAAAACTTTAAATCAGTTTTTGAAGAAAATGACTACCAAAGCCCTGGAAGATTACCGTTCTTTAAAAGAATTCTCCGAAAATGCTTCTCATGAATTGCAAACACCTCTGGCGATTATCCGGGGAAAACTGGAACTGCTGATGGATCAGACTATCGATGATAATCAGGCCAGGCTCATTCTGGAGGCACACAATGCAGTGGATAAGCTTTCTAAAATTAATAAATCGCTTACCCTGCTCACTAAACTCGAAAACCAGGAATTTGAAGCCATACATCCCATCAATTTCAGTAAACTCACTGAAGATACCTTACAGTCATTCGATGAATTGGTGGAAATGAAATCGCTTGCGCTGGAAAAGCAGATCGAACCTAATATTCACCTCACCTTAAATCCGGAATTAGCCATTATTTTGCTCAACAATTTACTGGCAAACGCCATCCGCCATAATCATGAAAATGGCTCAATCAGGGTAATCCTATCTTCCGCCGGACTTACTGTTCAAAACACCGGAAATCCTCCTGAAATGCCTATTGAGCAATTGTTTGAACGCTTCAAAAAGAGCAACCAGAGCAGTGACTCCATTGGGCTTGGTTTGTCTATTGTGAAGCAGATCTGCGAGCTTAATTACTTCAAAGTAAACTACCGCTATCAGGATCAGTTGCATACCCTCGACATTGTCTTTTATCCGCCAGTCTAG
- a CDS encoding outer membrane beta-barrel family protein — MKFFWTLLLLIYFSSLSQAQNTPVTQFIIKGKIVDEQKQPVPFGNIALYQTSDSTLTTGAVSEEDGTFSISTKPGSYYIKITVLSYRERVIKNVQVSTQDVQLGVLTLKASAEMLEEVVVKGQKSQMEMQLDKRVFNIGQDLANIGGNAAEILDNVPSVAVDVEGNVSLRGSQNVRILIDGKPSGLAGISSPDALRQLQGNMIERVEVITNPSSRYDAEGEVGIINIVLKKNVNQGVNGSFTANVGYPDNYGGSFDVSYRKNKINLFSSYGFNYRSAPGYGSSFQQFNDVTDSGIDTTFSYSETNKRTRGGTSHNFRVGMDYYLNDKNILTGSFLYRRSDGRNSSRFEYSDFDGTGQLIRTVYRSEQEKEPEDNIELALSYRKEFAQKGRSLTADFKWIETNELELASYIQEEPDATIFQRASNTEDERNALFQVDYIHPIGEKGKWEAGLKSTNRLLNNDFLVEELAGENSWVGQEGFDNYLTYTENIHAAYLMAGNQFRKFSLQAGVRGEFSDIIVERPELDEKNIRRYFNLFPSAHLSYEINKSKSVQLSYSYRLSRPGFRELLPFSGISDARSIMVGNPRLNPEYTHSLEGGYLLNFENGSLLSSAYYRYRTGVIQRISIVDSIGFRRMFPVNLATQNAYGLEFNASYTIQNWWRLNGNINFYRAITSGSFEGQSLYSDAYTWTTRATSKMTFFKRLDFQAGINYRAPQDIPQGRELSSYSIDLGLSTDVLKGRGTLTLNVRDLLNTRKRRLIIEEEGQYSNSVSQGRVRQTLLTFTYRLNQQKDSKSRERDSEDDSENGG; from the coding sequence ATGAAGTTTTTCTGGACATTGTTGTTACTCATTTATTTTTCTTCCTTAAGCCAGGCTCAAAATACGCCGGTTACCCAGTTTATAATAAAAGGTAAGATTGTAGATGAACAGAAACAACCGGTTCCTTTCGGCAATATAGCTTTATACCAGACCTCAGATTCTACGCTTACCACCGGAGCTGTTTCCGAAGAAGATGGTACCTTCTCTATCAGCACCAAACCAGGCTCTTATTATATCAAAATTACTGTTTTATCTTATCGGGAGCGGGTAATCAAAAATGTGCAGGTATCTACGCAGGATGTACAACTGGGTGTGCTTACGTTGAAAGCCAGTGCGGAAATGCTGGAAGAAGTGGTGGTAAAAGGGCAAAAAAGCCAGATGGAAATGCAACTGGACAAACGTGTGTTTAACATCGGGCAAGACCTAGCCAATATTGGCGGAAATGCAGCCGAAATCCTGGATAATGTGCCTTCTGTAGCTGTAGATGTGGAAGGAAATGTGAGTTTGCGGGGTAGCCAGAATGTGCGTATTCTCATTGATGGCAAGCCTTCTGGTCTGGCTGGTATCAGCAGTCCGGATGCCTTACGGCAATTACAGGGCAATATGATCGAACGGGTAGAGGTAATTACTAATCCTTCGTCCCGCTACGATGCCGAAGGCGAAGTAGGTATTATCAATATTGTGCTCAAAAAAAATGTTAACCAGGGAGTAAATGGCTCCTTTACGGCCAATGTGGGATACCCAGATAATTATGGCGGCAGTTTTGATGTGAGCTACCGCAAAAACAAAATAAATCTGTTCAGCAGTTACGGATTTAATTACCGTTCTGCGCCTGGCTATGGTTCTTCTTTTCAACAGTTCAATGATGTAACGGACAGCGGCATAGATACTACTTTTTCCTATTCAGAAACCAACAAACGAACCAGGGGTGGCACTTCTCACAATTTCCGGGTGGGCATGGATTATTACCTGAACGACAAAAATATCCTGACAGGCTCCTTTCTCTACCGCAGGTCAGATGGGCGTAATTCTTCCAGGTTTGAGTATTCCGATTTTGATGGCACGGGTCAGTTGATACGTACCGTTTATCGTTCAGAGCAAGAGAAGGAACCGGAAGATAATATAGAGCTTGCCTTAAGTTACCGCAAAGAATTTGCCCAGAAAGGCCGTTCGCTTACGGCAGATTTTAAATGGATAGAAACCAACGAACTGGAACTGGCCAGTTATATTCAGGAAGAACCGGATGCAACAATTTTTCAACGTGCCAGCAATACGGAGGATGAACGCAATGCATTGTTCCAGGTAGATTATATTCATCCTATCGGCGAAAAGGGCAAATGGGAAGCTGGATTAAAAAGTACCAACCGCCTGCTCAATAATGATTTTCTGGTAGAGGAACTGGCCGGAGAAAACAGCTGGGTAGGGCAGGAAGGTTTTGACAACTACCTTACTTATACCGAAAACATTCATGCGGCTTATCTGATGGCTGGCAATCAGTTCCGGAAGTTTTCATTGCAGGCTGGGGTAAGAGGCGAATTTTCGGATATTATTGTAGAACGGCCGGAACTGGATGAGAAAAATATCCGCAGGTATTTTAATCTGTTTCCCAGCGCTCATTTGTCTTATGAAATTAATAAGAGCAAATCTGTACAACTCAGTTATAGTTACCGGCTAAGCCGCCCGGGCTTCAGAGAATTATTGCCTTTTTCAGGAATCAGCGATGCCCGTTCTATTATGGTAGGCAATCCCCGTTTGAATCCTGAATATACACATTCTCTGGAAGGCGGATATTTGCTCAATTTTGAGAATGGTTCTCTGCTTTCCAGTGCCTATTACCGCTACCGGACAGGTGTAATTCAGCGGATCAGTATTGTAGATTCAATAGGTTTCCGGCGGATGTTCCCGGTAAATCTGGCTACCCAGAATGCATATGGCCTCGAATTTAATGCCTCTTATACTATTCAAAACTGGTGGCGGCTCAATGGGAATATAAATTTTTACCGGGCTATCACCAGTGGTTCCTTTGAAGGACAATCCCTATACAGCGATGCCTATACCTGGACTACCCGGGCTACTTCCAAAATGACTTTTTTCAAGCGGCTGGATTTTCAGGCTGGTATTAATTACCGGGCTCCCCAGGATATTCCACAAGGCAGGGAATTATCCAGCTATTCTATTGACCTGGGCTTATCTACCGATGTGCTCAAAGGGAGGGGAACACTTACCTTAAATGTGCGTGATCTGCTTAATACCCGTAAAAGAAGGCTCATTATTGAAGAAGAGGGGCAATATTCCAACTCTGTTTCTCAGGGGCGTGTGCGTCAAACCTTGCTTACATTTACCTACCGCCTCAACCAGCAAAAGGATTCCAAAAGCCGGGAACGGGATTCTGAAGATGATTCTGAAAATGGCGGATAA
- a CDS encoding DoxX family protein — MKKLFDTTIHASAVHICLLLLRVGSAALMLTHGLPKLSKVMDGDFQFGDPLGIGSTPSLFMAVFAEVGCSILLILGLATRLATIPLIITMSVATFIVHTKDPFARQELPLLYLMIFIVLLVLGSGKYSIDSRIKR, encoded by the coding sequence ATGAAGAAATTATTTGATACCACCATCCATGCCTCCGCTGTACACATTTGCCTGTTATTACTCAGGGTCGGATCTGCCGCTTTAATGCTTACCCATGGGTTGCCTAAACTCAGTAAAGTGATGGATGGGGATTTTCAGTTCGGCGATCCCTTAGGTATAGGAAGTACTCCCTCCTTATTTATGGCCGTTTTTGCAGAAGTAGGCTGCTCCATATTACTGATACTTGGCCTCGCCACCCGACTAGCTACCATTCCACTTATTATCACCATGTCGGTAGCTACTTTTATTGTACACACCAAAGATCCCTTTGCCAGGCAGGAATTGCCTTTACTGTATCTCATGATTTTTATCGTACTTCTCGTACTAGGTAGTGGCAAATACTCTATCGATTCGCGGATTAAAAGGTAA
- a CDS encoding DUF3885 domain-containing protein — MPTLKQEYRQFLADNFRGLIIREPLFYNGSYGLRFDLQVGKTNTDQYFTEVVKRASVLFEAIFDSSDNVFFILLDFKWKRRKIRTSNYSFKQIKGVNKSQITFFKVKHLYEPTDRFDLRNMAIIKTTANKISYRNILMAIAHSDFPRRQPRLDNRGILTDKELYFLNIDKQLIFHMYDDRGLDIIASDRNTLQPIYEQFNDWLLDYDRERMDTIFKNNSVQHQR, encoded by the coding sequence ATGCCTACTTTAAAACAAGAATATAGACAATTTTTAGCTGACAATTTCAGAGGTCTTATTATCAGAGAACCTTTATTTTACAATGGGTCATATGGATTGCGGTTTGATTTACAAGTAGGCAAGACAAATACAGACCAATATTTTACAGAGGTCGTGAAAAGAGCTTCAGTATTGTTTGAAGCAATATTTGATTCTTCTGATAACGTCTTTTTTATATTGCTTGACTTCAAATGGAAACGTAGAAAAATCAGAACATCAAATTACAGTTTCAAACAAATAAAAGGTGTTAACAAATCTCAAATCACTTTTTTTAAAGTTAAACACCTTTATGAGCCTACTGATAGATTTGATTTAAGAAATATGGCTATCATAAAAACTACAGCCAATAAAATAAGCTATAGAAATATATTAATGGCTATTGCTCATTCAGATTTTCCACGCAGACAGCCAAGGTTAGATAACAGAGGAATATTAACAGACAAAGAACTGTATTTCCTAAATATTGACAAACAGCTTATTTTCCATATGTACGATGACCGAGGACTTGACATAATTGCGAGTGATAGAAATACACTACAGCCCATATATGAGCAATTCAATGATTGGCTACTTGACTACGACAGAGAAAGGATGGATACTATATTCAAAAATAACAGTGTACAACATCAAAGATAG
- a CDS encoding SMP-30/gluconolactonase/LRE family protein: protein MRHLFTYLFAVSVLTFSFNQSNAQDNTIYPTLGKIVRENPALDALIPADAKIEVLASGFEWSEGPVWIKDGSYLLFSDIPRNSIMKWKSGEGVSLFMKPAGYTGVAVYGDEPGSNGLVLDKQGNLVMCEHGDRRISQMNWKGGKRTLVDNYMGKRLNSPNDVVFKSNGDMYFTDPIYGLPKKQDDPTREMDFCGVFKLSTDGKVTLLTKEMTRPNGIAFSPDEKTLYVAQSDEKQAIWKAFPVNPDGTLGKSRILYDATAQLSKMAGLPDGLKVDNKGNLFATGPGGIWIFSPEGKLLGRIETGVLTANCAWGEDGSVLYITADMYVCRIKTSTKGAGW from the coding sequence ATGCGCCACCTATTTACTTATCTTTTCGCCGTATCTGTACTCACTTTTTCTTTCAATCAGTCAAATGCGCAGGACAATACCATTTATCCAACGCTAGGAAAAATAGTCCGGGAGAATCCGGCACTGGATGCCTTGATTCCCGCAGATGCCAAAATTGAGGTGCTTGCTTCCGGATTTGAATGGAGCGAAGGCCCGGTCTGGATCAAAGATGGCAGCTACTTATTATTCTCCGACATTCCCAGGAATTCGATTATGAAGTGGAAGTCAGGCGAAGGAGTAAGCCTGTTTATGAAACCGGCAGGGTATACTGGAGTGGCTGTATATGGGGATGAACCAGGCAGCAATGGACTAGTACTGGATAAACAAGGCAATCTGGTGATGTGCGAACATGGCGACCGCCGCATTTCTCAGATGAACTGGAAAGGAGGCAAACGCACCTTAGTAGATAATTATATGGGCAAACGACTCAACAGCCCCAATGATGTGGTGTTTAAATCGAATGGGGATATGTATTTTACCGATCCGATTTATGGTTTGCCCAAAAAACAGGATGATCCCACCCGGGAAATGGATTTCTGCGGTGTTTTCAAACTTTCTACCGATGGCAAAGTAACCTTACTTACCAAAGAAATGACACGTCCGAATGGAATTGCTTTTTCGCCGGATGAGAAAACCTTGTATGTAGCACAGTCGGATGAAAAACAAGCCATCTGGAAAGCGTTTCCAGTGAATCCGGATGGTACCTTAGGCAAAAGCAGAATTTTATATGATGCAACAGCGCAACTCAGTAAAATGGCTGGCTTGCCGGATGGTTTAAAAGTAGATAACAAAGGAAATCTGTTTGCGACTGGTCCTGGGGGCATCTGGATTTTTTCGCCGGAAGGCAAGTTATTAGGCCGCATCGAAACCGGGGTACTTACCGCTAACTGCGCCTGGGGCGAAGATGGTTCGGTTTTATATATTACGGCTGATATGTATGTATGCCGCATAAAAACTTCTACTAAAGGCGCAGGCTGGTAA